The following DNA comes from Pieris napi chromosome 18, ilPieNapi1.2, whole genome shotgun sequence.
CATGACGGCTTCGCAGAGTCTCTGGAGGATTTCCCAAATGCATGTCCGTGCTTGTAACTGCTACTCTCACAATGTTATCGACAGTAGCGTCCTCGCCCTGTAGCACACGCAGTAGAGCCCTCCTTTCCACCTCCGATGCTAGGTGTGAGACACCACCTCGCCAACGAAAAACGAAGTAAGTTTTATCCGttactatgttttttattgtttttcgaatTTCTTAACAATTTAACTCTCAAAAACTtatgttgtattttattactatgtatttgTAGAACATAAAagtgattataaataatatttattttaggatGATGTCTCCAGATCTCTATCCTACATCCCCAGCTGTGGCCTCTTCTTCCAGGGTCGCACACAGAAGCCaagacaatatatttttaattttttttaataatatcgtATAGTATCAATTTAATTCTTGAAACCCCTACTCATGAAACTGAATTCTATCACTCCTCCTTTACTGTGCAAAGTATCCTGCTTTCCTTATCAATTGAAATGAGACAAGctgtctttattaaaaaatcttgtttttgataatttttcttctgCCTAGTAATTAGCTAGgaacaaatgattatgaaactaaagaggttgtagcgccactgattattattagtaattactTACCtactacttatttatattaattgtgactcAACCTTTGGAttagcttttacatttttgtttatacatattataattttatatttagactttactttattttagttatagttacatgttcttttgttaattatttgtgcacttcttgtactttaccctctgtaggtgtatctttttttattgttccatattagggttgtctggaagaaatcgcttgttggCGATAGGGCCACCCGTTgcttaataacttatgtaacctgctttttttatatgtatgtttttgtataaggtaacgaagtgtaaataaatcgttttatTGAAATAGACCTATTCTTTGAATAATATGGAAAACGCTAGACGTTCGGCCATCTTGCCGTCTTTTGTTTGTCGAAGGCATTACTAGATTAAAAGATGTGTTTGTGAGTTTAATTTTACCTTCAGAAAACTTTTCTAGTAGTAGTGCAGTAGAACAGTAGATTAGAATTTTCAGAAGgaaaaattagataaaattatCTTCTCGAACTTGTGCTTTTcgtaatgttaataaatgcTTCCAAAGCCAATTTGAATAACAATATAGAATTccttaataattacatttattatatttgatagaAGTATGGGGTAGCGGTACAACTAGTAAACTTATACAATTTCaggttttacaaaataaatagctTTCTTTACTAATATAATCAACATTTAGTAGTTGCACCAATACACTAGATGCCTCTTGGATAAATATATTCAGGTATAACTCTTACtcaaatatcattaaaaatattgatttttttttgtgtatacgATTTATGATATCATTAATTCATCTACTTCACACAAAGGCTACAATTTGACCATAGAGCTCCTGGCTGTCTCTGCCTGTTTGGTTGgagaataaaagaaaatagtttatatattatattttaatattatgtaacattCTTTGGTTTTTCTCTTATGGCACCATGATAGAGTTTCTCTTATCTATTTACCTACCTTATATTTAACTActacttaaaataaacaaaaatctgttttttaatttataaaaaaatagtaccaAAAAGGTAAAAATTCAGTTACATTatgctttttaataatatgtatagtccttacttattaataaactatgGTCCACTTTGATGGCCGCTCACAAGGTCCTGAATCAGgacaaaatctattaaatgTTGAGCTGCTATCATGACCTAAGATTTCTCTCTCCTCTTGGATCCTGAATGAAAATGTACTCTCATGTGTGCCGATAAAGTATGCTGCATAGGAACATATAATTTGATCAATAATTGCTACTCCTCCGTCTCTAAATTTCTCTATATCTGCTTTTGATGGCATATAGTAGTATACTGAAAAACCTAAGTGAGTAAGCTCTATTTCCAAGTCTCGTAAAGAAGATATTGCCGCATCGGTTGCTatatatactttgtttatatatgAATTAAAGTCCTTCACtgccttttttatttgttgagcTGTGCCCTTGATAGATGGTACATCTTTTTTACGATACCGTGCAAAGTCCTGCCTTCGCCAATGAACACTTATATAGTTGTTGCACATTTTTGTACTACATTCCAAGTACTTAGATACAAATTCTTCTGCTCTTTGTACTAATTTATCATTGAATTTCATGCTTCTTCTGCAATCCCAATAAGTTTTTGTTCCATAGGCATCATGCAAGGCTATTTCTCCATGAGCAAACATGATGTATTTGTCATGTGGATGGAGTCCAATTAATTCCCAAAGTTTAGAGATTTTACCTTGAAAATTTATGCAGATCACTTCCTTTGCTGTTATGTTGTTATAACCCCAGAAACCATCATAATTACAACCTGAACTGACTTCccatttttcaataaattcagCGTTTTCGAATGCATCAGCAAAATTTTGCAAGACATAAATACGATCAATAATAACAGGGAGTTGTTTGGTTTTATCAAATAGTTCATATAATTCTACGATTGGAGAAAATGACTGCATTGATTTAACATCGAAGAAACTACCCCATGGCAGTGGAACGTTTTTTTTGGTAACAGATTTCCAGTGGTATAAATTATACCAAGGAGGCAAAACTAACCTCCAACTGAGGCGCCTACCACTTTCTTGGGCTTCGGCCAGCATAATAGCAAATCTCATGTACACATCGCGACGTAAATTAAAACCTTCCGGTGGGTTCACatcataaaatatgtatttttcataAGAAACTTCTTTATGGCAGCTCTGATTTTCTACCTCGCAAATTTCTAGCGATTCTTGTTTGCCAAACGCCAAAAATGTAAGGAATAAAAACgatttaataatcattttagtattgtaatgaaaattaaaaaattaaagcgCTTTTAAAAACttgcatattttaaaatattttcgttatagaatgtttttgtttacGATTCTCAAACCCCAGATAAATTAGAGACTTATCTAACAGAAAATTTAGTATTTCATATACTATCTATGTCTATCAAGTATCACTTCAGCGTACAAAGGTATTCTGATTTCTGTGTATATTGAAACGACACTATTTTAggtttctaaatattttttattctctgGTGGGTTAGCAAACGAAAATTAAGTCTTTTGTGATATGTCACTGTCATTGTCTGGTCTCCTTagcctgtgacacaaaattattgaCTACAGTGATGTCATTTTTCTGTTCACTGAGTGCATGTgtaataattcaaaaaaatatttaatcctTATTACTAAAATTTACTCCATTAAGAAAACATGGAGCTaaatgatgttatttttaaccagCCCGTCGTAATAGATAACGTAATTGCACTGTTTTatctaatgttttttttattattattataccgtCTAGAGTCCCACGTATATAATGTCCATTTACAGTTAAAAACTCTTATACACTAACTTTTTGCTcttaaaaatagttaattgaattattttacaataaattccTTAGTTTCTACTATGCATTATTAGTTCATAACTGAGTCACCATTGTTCTagtattgattatttttatggaGTCgtcaataatatttcatttgcATATTGCAGGGTTCTGGTGTAATTAAAGCAGGTTTCGCTGGAGATCAAATACCGAAATGCAGGTTTCCAAACTAGTAAGTAATTTGCTGTGCaacaattaacattttatattcatattggaaaaaaaacaacctttattactttttaaaactgtTGATACATTTCGACATAAATTACTGAgcttttttaagttttgatttattaatttgttaatacaGATTGTATGCACTATAGATTTCTAAATgcattgtttaattaaaagtgaaGAGAAATCATTTGATGTTTAATTCAGTTTATTGAGTtacgtatattataaaaacaaattcttGCAGTATTGGCCGTCCAAAACATATCAGAGTGATGGCCGGTGCATTAGAAGGAGAGTTGTTTGTTGGTCCCCGAGCTGAGGAACACAGAGGTCTATTGAGCATTAAATACCCAATGGAACATGGTATTGTTACAGATTGGAATGATATGGAGAGAGTGtggaattatatttatagtaagGTAAGGTatattgaatacaaaagaaaaatactagaattacattattaactaattctttataaaaatgtattattcttTCTGACAAATTACTGGTTTAAGAATTTGATCCAAagctttattttaagaaaatatacacattttaattatatttttttatttaatatgccTGAATACCTACTATTtagttattacattttattatcaatTGCATTTAGGTAAATcagattataatatatatttattttaaaccattAGTATACATTGAATATGAAAATcacaagataaaataattcagtaaCATCAGAAAATTATATCATTGTGTATCATTTTATGTCAATGTGATTCTAATTTTAGTTcacagattataaataaacttctgTAAAAGTACTTTTGTGATGGCATTCCAAATTATTTCAACACTTAATGCTATCATGCCACACCCTGCTACCGAATATTAACAGTGTTGTGCTCTTTTAATGTAGTCAATAATGAACTGTTGTTATATATTCTGACCGAatacatttattcattttctttCCTTCAAAAGTACTCCAGTTAAAACAGTGCAAGGGgactcattattttttattttggttagAAATGGGAGAATgcacatttaattttagtggCAACATGACAAACATAGCATCAAggtttaaattaatgaatcaCAGAATAATATCTCCACATACAAAAGCTCCCGGTTTGGTGTACAGCACTTCGCCAGCCAGTATCAGTAATTATATATTGGATATTTTCAGGACCAACTATCAACCTTCTCAGAAGAGCATCCAGTGTTACTTACGGAAGCACCATTAAATCCTAGACGGAACAGAGAAAAGGCAGCGGAAGTTTTCTTTGAAACATTTAATGTGCCTGCACTTTTCCTTTCAATGCAAGCCGTACTTAGTTTGTGAGTTTTATCTTAATTGTCTGTAACATActttattatgatattttaaatttgtggaCATCTAAAATTACTATAGTAtacatattcaaatattatatatatgaccACCTAGTTAGCTAGTAGCAACCAACTAGTTTAATAAACCGATCAATTAACAGACTAgctttttaactaaacagcgccatttaactagcggcctgaaagatattcagccaTAGCCGTTtgtcatttaaaaaactggctaatgcttaggccatTCAAACGATAGAGTAACCATgccagaaataaaaaagatgaaatatctgacataaaaaatatttctttaaaaattaaattgcttgtGTCAGTCACAGCAAAATTctcacttataataccacaagagcttcaaaattatcgggtatttcccgataggttcgttgcaaacaattaatatagtcgtcatgacgactatatttgtttgcagggaaccttgagggaaatgcccgataattttgaagctcgtgtggtaatcgggggattatttttccgacccaaatgtcggccaatagaattgcaccatgatacgaaatgtacagttaacaaataagaatttcataatgaataaaacaactacttaatacttttcttgaagcaacgaccagagaaaattttcacaaaaaattatcagtataataccatgtaggttgtaccacgtgacgtcgaatggtgcaattctattggccgatatttgggtcggaaaaataatcattattattgtcactacACTCTTCCATTGTATTTGTTGGTTTTCATTAAACTTTGgataacaaaatcaaagttgtgATTTGCTGAAGCTTTATTGACAGTTTGAAGAGTTTCGTTTCGAGTTTGAGAGTGGCAAAAAGTGgagctaaatttaaattaacagtcaataaataaataaaaagtcatttgcctagctgtttgatcaactggctgaatatctttcaggccgctggTTAAACGGTGCTGTTTAGTTAAGAGGCTGTTGATTGAACAGccaattaagctagttggctgtgacatatataaatgtttcagttgtttttaagatattagtattatatatagtactagctgatccggcaaacgtcgtttcgccatgtatatcatttataataaaaaaataggggttgatcgtagaggggtgaaagttaggggttgtatgtattttttaatgctgtatcataaaaaaatagaaattaaaaattttgtctaaaaaataaaaataaaaatttaggggtggactacccttaacatctggcgggctgatttgtgaatctaaaccattcccagatccccttgaagacacacaaaaaatttcatcaaaattgttccagtcgtttaggaggagttcagtcacatacacacgcacacaagaaatatatatattaagatatacatatttcatataaacaaGCTGAAATGATCATAagtattaaaagttattttaaagcgggccatagacggaccgcatggcCCGCTTATGtgtcttaaatttattttgtttgattttcaattctaacgtaaatagttttttttaaacatacaattaACATGTTATTTGACGGGAATGGAAAACGTGGAACAGCTTGTTTGAGTGCTTTTACTAACACTACAATAGCTAAAAACCTTCTTCATAATGTTTATACTCTATGGCTCTTTATTGTAGATATGCAACTGGGCGTACAACAGGTGTGGTACTCGACTCTGGAGATGGTGTGACCCACTCGGTACCAATATACGAAGGCTTTGCAATGCCTCACAGTATTATGAGAGTGGATGTTGCCGGACGGGATGTAACGCGATATCTtaggtaagtttttttattgttttcagaTATTCATTTGTTGACTtccatatttaatttgactatCTCATATTGAAGTACAAGTCGTCAGAAATATCTGCGAACCTGGCTTAATGACGTCATACAAACTGGAGAGATAGCAAAAAAATTCTGATTggtcaatattaaaattctgATTGGTCAATATTTTTGTCGCGTCGGCGATTGCGTTGGCAACGGTACTGGATAGGCGAAAACGGGGCGGGGTGCGGGGAAGCGCCAGGGGAAGCGCATTCCAGCGAGGTTCGCAGATATTTCCGACGAACAATAGCTATTTTCTATCCCTtcacattatatttttgtgaatatacaaaaaaagggtgcgtttacttatgtacgcgcgtaagaagttatacttcttctttggctttctttatttaaaaaaaaaaattaaataataaatatttaacgttaataatttaataatatttaatatttagtatattattcaattattaactaatattaataataataataattattatttattattttattatattattcattcaatttaataactaggtacatacctagttattaaattgaaaaattcataaccttttaactaagtaacaataggtctttgtgaaaaagcattgctaaatttctttgaagaaataattaaatctcctttatttgtttaaaaggtactacaaaggtcattatggtcattcaaaattcttggcatagctgctaacttcacgcatattctatttctttttacttgtagattgtgtTATTctcatctcgctcgcgcacgctcggcgcccggctggtttaaaaagaattcgttAGCGGGCAactttatactgataattttgtgtcacggtgcgcgcgcatcgtaaaattttactctcatcaatttttcataacgcgcctaaagaagtataacttcaataaataaaactaaacaaatgttGACCGCgttaaaagtttttgaaatattaaaataggtaGCTTAGAGTTTCTCGCCAGATCCACTCTTGCGCTTTACGCTCTATTTGGTAATTTGCAGTAAATTTAGActtggggccgttcaagtattacgttagCACTACAGGGGGTGACAGGTcttttggtgattacgtcaacagtaattatttacttttttacacatattagctacacattgtctatgcttgaaaatgaaatgcactgtcgaggattcctacaaaaaattaatacgtttatgtactattctttttgagagctttgctttcTTTTGCTCACAAGAGGGGGgagggggggataaattgcagtaaatcggcttacgtaatacttgaacgactAGGTATGGGACCTAATCTGCTGTTTACTAATAATTTGCTTATACCAtaccataattgtcatgtattttagaataaataactagtaacatatactgtagaggtacccgtccataaattacgtgaggtgtttaagggggggagggggtcgagccaaatctcatttaatcttacgttggagagagggggggtctcggcaaatatcacgtaattttttcttattgtaaaattttttttaggaaaacggttgaccctaaaggccatctctACAACTTACCGCTAACTCCAtacgctcaacatttcacttattttgatttagttgaaaataaaagcacgaagcaatattttttttctttttacaataacaatccaacgcTAAGTAAAAGCGTtagaaacccacattttgaaaattctcacgtgagattgggggctgggggagggggttgaataaaatctcacgacattccaccagggggggagggcgctacagaaaattaaaaaaaaacacctcacgtaatttatggacgctcCCAGACATAGCATTATATGTgatgtggtgaactttaataaatacataccaATTAGACAAATCCTAGTTATATCAAAAAATGTTcgaaagttttaaaaatcatatgcCCAATAGCTTTGCTTACCTTAGCTGacaagggggggggggggggggggatatataatttaagtaacgCTTACTAATATTGATTACATTGCATTATACAATATTGTAGGTTGCTGTTACGCAAAGAAGGTGTGAATCTACGTACTTCAGCGGAACTGGAAATCGTTAGGTCGATCAAAGAGAGAGCTTGCTATCTCTCTCCGAACCCGTTGAAGGAGGAAACAATGGATTCAGAGCGGGCACAGTACACCCTACCAGATGGCACGCAATTGGaggtttgaatttttattaacattagaaaacaattttttaccggattgaagttacaAGTCACCGTGagcacgcacgctgtaaagcacgcgaaacgtcggttaaatttaaaattatgttaaataattgtaaatttataataattcctaactttaatccggtaaaaaattgttttctttaaatgtgtaaaggccgatttacattatcttagtgtttaggagagtgctttagtacaacttgaaaggcaagttctttagcgtagcgtttactaaagcaagtagcgtttacatgtttcaactaaagtactatcctaaagcactctcctaaacactaatgataatgtaaatcggccttaagatgtcatgtggaacatggtgtaatggttgaagctacttacaaacgttgtgttaaacaaaaaacttggtgattaaaaggagtggcggagagtttattgcaacttcttctcttccgttctacgcccttgattgagaactggcagtatatgtaaaattagaagaatttcatatattttttttgacgttcataagtgaagGGGTCAGGggaaaaataccttttttcacATAATTAACAAACtgagatattattaattaaaagacaaGACCTAAGTAAAATAGTGTCATTAATACCCAAACAAATAAGAAaagctttttttattgaaaggatgtgtattattaatataattatatttttttttttaattttgacttCACATCAGCTAagagttataataaaaaattgtgactGAGTCAGAATATTCTCGTTAAAATCATCCTATGTCCACCAACATCAGGGGAAAAACGATTGATGTCACCAAGGCACTTCAACTGCAATAGTTATAATGGTATAAGGGGGAGGGCAGGTTAGGGGTAGGTATAGggactaaaaaaaaaaaaaaaaaacatggcgattaaaaagagtggcggagagtttattgccagttcttctcttccgttctacgcccttgatttgagaactggcagtaaatgtaaaattagacgcattaatatttatttctttaatgacgaatcacaagtgtacattgtgttacctacgtgaatatgatttttgaattttgaaattttgaatcaaatccattgatatataaaaaacccaagatgcacagtctcgaataaaagtaacgctcgaaagtgtcccgaaacactatttctgtccctttctataacagtatgtctataacagtatgtctataacagtatatgttacaagcatatattattgcaaaatcaaccttacgcgaatttcttaaagttgttattacaacgcagtgtatacgtacttaaagcaataaaattttacgaccgaccgtggtcggtaggacaaggtattgagtggagtcgaacattacttttttatttacaactatttaacataattttaaatttatccgacttttcgggtgctttacagcgtgcgtggtcacggtgactgaagacaaaaggtgttggatgttaaatagttgtaaatttataataatacataactttaatccggttaaaaagttttttctttaaattaaaaaaaaaaatgttaaattggctacctcctgacctacactttagcgtaaatatatttatcaaaaactacacacaaaaaagttcaaaagtacataaatttatttataaaaaaaaacacaaataaataacatcgactccacgtattagacgcgagactatttgaaatgagtgcacaatttaga
Coding sequences within:
- the LOC125058737 gene encoding GDP-fucose protein O-fucosyltransferase 2, whose protein sequence is MIIKSFLFLTFLAFGKQESLEICEVENQSCHKEVSYEKYIFYDVNPPEGFNLRRDVYMRFAIMLAEAQESGRRLSWRLVLPPWYNLYHWKSVTKKNVPLPWGSFFDVKSMQSFSPIVELYELFDKTKQLPVIIDRIYVLQNFADAFENAEFIEKWEVSSGCNYDGFWGYNNITAKEVICINFQGKISKLWELIGLHPHDKYIMFAHGEIALHDAYGTKTYWDCRRSMKFNDKLVQRAEEFVSKYLECSTKMCNNYISVHWRRQDFARYRKKDVPSIKGTAQQIKKAVKDFNSYINKVYIATDAAISSLRDLEIELTHLGFSVYYYMPSKADIEKFRDGGVAIIDQIICSYAAYFIGTHESTFSFRIQEEREILGHDSSSTFNRFCPDSGPCERPSKWTIVY
- the LOC125058519 gene encoding alpha-centractin: MELNDVIFNQPVVIDNGSGVIKAGFAGDQIPKCRFPNYIGRPKHIRVMAGALEGELFVGPRAEEHRGLLSIKYPMEHGIVTDWNDMERVWNYIYSKDQLSTFSEEHPVLLTEAPLNPRRNREKAAEVFFETFNVPALFLSMQAVLSLYATGRTTGVVLDSGDGVTHSVPIYEGFAMPHSIMRVDVAGRDVTRYLRLLLRKEGVNLRTSAELEIVRSIKERACYLSPNPLKEETMDSERAQYTLPDGTQLEIGPARFRAPEVLFRPDLIGEECEGLHEVLMFAIQKSDMDLRKVLYQNIVLSGGSTLFRGFGDRLLAEIRRLAPKDMKIRISAPQERLYSTWIGGSILASLDTFRKMWVSKREYDEEGHRAVHRKTF